CATGACCCGAGGCATGGATGCGCAAGCGTCCACCGATCTCTCCCGAGAGCAGGGAGCGCTCCAGGGCGGGCAGACCTTCGTAGAAGGGGGCGATGGCGTCGTAGAGGATGCGGCCCTGGGGGGTGAGGACGACGCGATCCTTGCCGATGCGCTCGAAGAGGCGCACCCCGAGCTCGGCTTCCAGCCGTCGCACCTGCTGATGCACGCCGGGTTGGGTGATGGGGTAGGGAAAGGCGCGGGCCGCGCGGGCGTACCCTTCACATCGCGCGACCCAGTAGAAGCCCTCGAGGCGCTGGAGCTGAATCATACACGGCAGCTTATCGATGCTCGGGCTCTTCGTTCCATGCGGTTTGCGATGGAGCCCGGTAGGGTGTTGCTCATGCGGCGCTCCAACACGGGGCGCCCCCCAACGAACGGAGCGCACCATGTCCCGCCCATCAGCCAATACCTCGCAGGATCACAGTGGAGCCTGGGTCATCCAGACGTGGGTGTCGTTCATCCTGTCGGTGGCGGTGACGGCGGTGGGCATCTACCACCTGCCGGTGGACGGCTGGCAGAAGGCCTTCCTGAGCATGGGGTTGCTCTTCACGGTGGGCTCCACGTTCACGCTGTCCAAGACGGTGCGAGACCAGCACGAGCAGCAGCGGCTGACGGCGCGCATCGACGAGGCGCGGGTGACGAAGCTGCTGGCCGAGGTGGACCCGGTGGTCCTCAAGTAGAGGGGGCTGGTAGGCTGGGGCGGGCATGACGACCCGCTCCGCGATTCCGCGCTCCGCCCCGTTCGCCGCGTGGTTGGAGGAGCTCGATCTGCTCATCCGCGCGCGCTATCCGCTGCTCTATCTGGTGTCGTGGGAGGAGCACCGGGTGGAGACGCTGCTCGGGGAGGTGGCGAGGGCACACGGCAAGGTGCTGCTCACCTGGTCGGTGCGCCGGGGCCTGAGGCACGTGGGGAGCACGCGGGGTCCGGTGCTGCCCGAGGACACCCGGAATCCGCTGGAGGCACTGGCCGCCATCGAGAAGCTGTCCGAGCCGGCGCTGGTGGTGCTCGAGGACTTCCCGCCCTACCTGGAGGAGAAGCCGCTGGTGAGGGCGTTGCGCGAGCTGGCGCACTCGCTCAAGAGCACGTTCACGACGGTGGTGCTGCTATCGCCCACGCTGCGGTTGCCCGAGGAGTTGGAGAAGGAAGTGTCGGTGCTGGACGTGCCGTTGCCGGGCTTCGAGGAGCTGACGCAGCTGCTCAAGGAGATCGTGGCGGTGGTGCGGCGGGGCAACAAGGCGAGCATCGAGCTGACGCGCGAGGAGGCCGAGCAGCTCATCAAGGCGGCGCAGGGGCTGACGTTGTCGGAGGCGGAGAACGCGTTCGCCAAGGCGATCGCGAAGGACGGCAAGCTGAGCGCGGAGGACATCCGGCGGGTGCAGGACGAGAAGCGGCAGGTCATCCGCAAGAGTGGGCTGTTGGAGTACTACCCGCCGGGGGAGGACCTGGGGAGCGTGGGGGGGTTGCGCGAGTTGAAGCAGTGGCTGGACCGGCGCACGGCGGCGTTTGGCGAGCGGGCGAGGCAGTTCGGGTTGCCCGAGCCGCGAGGGGTGTTGCTGTTGGGGGTACAGGGGTGCGGCAAGAGCCTGACGGCGAAGGCGATCGCGGCGCACTGGAACCTGCCGTTGTTGCGGCTGGACATGGGGCGAATCTTCAGTGGGCTGGTGGGCTCGTCGGAGGAGAACCTGCGCAAGGCCATCCACGTGGCGGAGAGCATCGCGCCGGTGGTGTTGTGGGTGGACGAGGTGGAGAAGGGCCTGTCGGGGGTGGCCTCGTCGGGGACGACGGATGGAGGCGTCACGGCGCGGGTGTTCGGAGCGCTCCTCACGTGGCTGCAGGAGAAGACGGCGCCGGTGTTCGTGGTGGCGACGGCCAACCGGATCGAGGGACTGCCGCCCGAGCTGCTGCGCAAGGGGCGGTTCGACGAGATCTTCTTCATCGATTTGCCGGAAGTGGCCGAGCGCCGGGAGATCTTCCGCATCCATCTGGAGCGCAGGGGGAGGAAGGCGGGGGGTTACGACCTGGGGGCGTTGGCGGAACTGGCGGTGGACTTCAGCGGGGCGGAGGTGGAGCAGGCGGTGATCGCCGCGCTCTACGAGGCGTTTGGCGAGGGGGTGGAGCTGGAGCAGCGTCACCTGATGCGAGCCATTCAGGAGACCTTCCCGCTCGCGGTCACGCTGAGGGATGAGATTCTGCGGTTGCGCGAGTGGGCGCGGGGACGAACGCGTCCGGCGTCGCTGGCGGGTGAAGCACGAAAGGAGTAGCCCATGTCCTCTCGATTCAACCGTTTCCTGCACATCGAGCATCCGCGAGGAGAGAAGGAGTCGGCGGACGGGCCGGTGTCGCTCCGGGATGGGGGACGCTTCGAGTCGCCCGGCGAGGCGGGCGCCCTCCCCTCCCCGGCGGTGCCAGAAGCCCATCTGGAGCGCTTCAAGCAACAGGGGCAGACGCCGCTGGTGATGGATGACGGGCCCCCGAGCGGACAGCACTTCTCGCGCTGCATTCGCTGTGAGACGGAGAATGGCCGATTCGCCGTCGTGTGCACGACGTGCGGAGCGGATCTGCGGGCACCTGAGCAGCGGGCGGAGGACGAGAAGCGCGGGCGCGAGCGCGCGCGGGCGGAGGAGCGGGAGAGGGAGGAGATGAGGGTGCGCCAGACGATGCCGGCCGAGCGTCCCACGTGGCACACCGAGGAGGAGGAAGAGGGAATTCCCCCGGTGTTCGAGCCTTCGCTGGGCGTGGGGCTCTTGCGGCGCATCCAGAATCCCACCGCGAGGTGGTTGAGCGTGGGGGGAGCGGTGGGGCTGCCATTGCTGCTCACGCGAGCGGGGCACGGGCCGCTCTGGGCGCTTGGCATGTACCTGGGCGTCTTCGTGGCGGCGAGCTTCGTGCCCAGTGCTTTCTGGATGATGCGGAGGCGCGACGAGTAGCCCCCGGGCGTGTCAACCGGGTTCGCCGTCTGGGGGAGGAGGAAGGCCGGCGGGGGCCTCTCCGGGAGGAGCGAGGGAAACATCACCCGCGCGAACGCCCATCCACAGGGTGTCCTGGGCGGCGGCGGCGCGCACGAGGCTGGCGTCGGTGGTGGTGAGGAAGACCTGGGCGCCGCTCTCGGCGAGGTAGCGCATCAGGTAGGCATTGCGTTCAGGGTCCAACTCGCTCGAGACATCATCGAGCAGGAGCAGGGGCAGAAAGCCCGTGGCCGCCTCGAGGTTCTCGATCTCGGCGATCTTCCATCCCAGCACGAGCGCGCGCTGCTGGCCCTGACTGGCGTAGGCGCGAGCGCTGCGTGAGCCCAGGGTGACGGAGACATCATCGGCGTGGGGGCCCACGGAGGTGAAGCCCCGATCGAGGTCTCTTCGGGAGCGGGACGCGAGCGCTTCGCGGAGCGCATTGGCCAGGGCCGTCTCATCGGCCTGGGCGAAGTCGAGGTCGCCCAGATGGGCGGGGCGGTACCCATAAGAGGCGGGGTCGGGGGTGCGCCCGATGGAGGCGAAGGTGGCCTGGGCACGGGGTGCGAGCTCGGCCATGAGGGCCCGTCGCCGGGCATAGACGCGGGCGCCCGCCTTGGCGAGGGTCTCGTCATAGGCCTCGAGGTAGACGGAGTCCACCGGGCCCGTGCGCAGCAGACGATTGCGATTCTTCAGGGCCCGAGCGTACTCACGGCTCTCACGCAGGAAGGCGGGGAAGCGGTTGAAGACAGCGCGATCCAGGAAGCCCCGGCGCGAATCCGGGCCACCCTTGACGACCTCCAGATCATCCGGCGTGAAGGCCACCACCGAGACGCCGCCGAAGTACTCTTCCAGGCTGGGGGCCTTCTTCCCATCCACGAAGGACTGACGGACGCCACCGGACACCTCCACGGAGATCTCGCGTTCGGCACCCTTGAGGAGGAAGCGGCCCGTCACCCGCGCGGCCGGAGAGCCCCACCGGACGAGCTCCGACAACCGGCCCGCGCGCAGGGGCTTGAGTGTGGCGAGGAAGTAGAGGGCTTCCAGCAGGTTGGTCTTTCCCTGGCCGTTCTGCCCCACCGCGATGGTCGCGTGCGGGCTCGGCGACAGGGAGACCTGGCCGAGGTTACGGAAGTCCTGAACATGGAGTGCCAACAGGCGCACGGGAGACCTTTCTCCCATCCGTTCAGGTGAGCGTCCAGGTGAAAGCCTATCTCCGGCGACGTTCGGCGGCAGGGCGTCCGGCCGCGGTCCGGGCCAGGAGGACCAGCCCGGGGAGATCCGCCAGTTCCTCGGCAAGGGAGGGAGGCGTGAAACCGGAGAGGGAGCGCTCGCGGCCCACGGAGAAGAAGCGCGCGGGCGTCTCGCGCTGACCCCGCAGGCGGATGAAGAGGTGCAGGGCGTCGCACAGACACTCCATGTCAGGTCCCTGATCTCCCTTCGCGCGGTGGGCGGCGCGCTCCAGTCGAGCCCAGGCGGCCTCCTCGTTCCAGGCGCCAACCGGGCGGGAGTGGGACAGGGAGGCCAGCTCCGCCGCGACCTCGAGCAATCCGGCCCGCCCCTCGCTCAACACGTCCGAGGCGCTCAACCGGGCGTCGGGCGACCCCTCGCGCTCCACCAGCCAGCCCAGCAGCTCGGGCCATTCCCGCTCGGGGGGGCGGACGGGTGAGAACCGGGCATCGAGGAGGGTGTGCAACCGGGAGTTGGCCAGATCGGTCCAGAAGACGGCATGGAGGAACAACTCGGGACCACTGCGCGGGGTGTGCACGGGCACACGCCTGGCTCGCTTCTCCAGGAAGTCCGTCAGACGTCCCGAGGGATCGAAGCGATGCACGCGACTCCACAAGGCCTCCATCGCCGTGTCGGCCAGGGGCAGGGCGCGTCGGACCTCATCGGCTTCCGCCGGGCTGAAGGGCAAGGCCCCCTCGGGGGCGGGACGCTTGAAGACACGCTCGAAGATTTCCGCGGCCACGCAGGCGGCGCGAAGCTCCGGCAGGTTGCGCGGAAGCAGATCCACCGCCTGAGCCCACGAGCGCCGCCCCAACAACGGACCCTCGGCGAGCAGCTCTTCTTCCAGGAGCAGCAGGGCCCCCGCGAGGACAGTGGGCTTGGTGGGAGTACGCAGCCTCCGGGCGACCAATTGAACGAGCTCCTCGCGCAACCGGGACACGTCGGCCAGCAGCACCATGGAAGCAGAGTCCTCGGGCCACTCCTCCGCCGCCGCCCGCCGACAGACAGAGGCCAGCGTGATGTCCACTTCAGACTGGTCGCAGACCACCTCCCGCAGCAGCTCGAGGTTGGTGCGAAGCGTATCCCGCCAGAAGAAACCCCGGAGCATCAGCCGCAGCGCCCGGTAACGAAGGCGGGCAGCCTCGAGCAGATCCGCGCGGTCCTCGAGCCGCGCCCGTAGGGTGTCGGGAGAAGTGGCCACGGTCAGGAGGACTATAGGCCCATCCGGGACCGATGACAGGTGGCCTCGGGACCGGGGGGCCGAAGAGTCAACGATTGGATGACCCCTGAGCGGAAAAGAACACACGGCGAAGCCCGCAAAGGCGAAGGCCCCGAGTCGACACCTGACGGTGCGGACTCGGGGCCTTCAGAAAAAAATCCGGCAGCGACCTACTCTCCCGCGCGGTTTCCCGCGGAGTACCATCGGCTCTGGAGGGCTTAACTTCCGTGTTCGGGATGGGAACGGGTGGGACCCCTCCGACATTGCCACCGGAAAAACAGGACAGTTCATACGAAGGGTATGTGAAACCAACTTCCACTGCGAAGTGCTCGTGCCTTCTTCCGGGCCCGGCGTCGCGCTGTCGCGCTCGCTCGGGGCCTCGACCCTGGCCTCGACTCTCGTACCACCCACCGCTCCCGGTGGGGCTGCTGAGAGATTGAGGTAAAGTAAGCCTCTCGACCTATTAGTACCGGTTAGCTCAACGCGTTACCGCGCTTACACACCCGGCCTATCAACGTCGTCGTCTTCGACGGGTCTTCGGGGGCTTGCGCCCGGGATACCTGTTCTTGAGGTCGGTTTCCCGCTTAGATGCTTTCAGCGGTTATCCAATCGACACATGGCTACCCAGCGATGCCTCTGGCGAGACAACTGGTACACCAGCGGTGTCTCCAACCCGGTCCTCTCGTACTAAGGTCAGAGCCTCTCAAGTATCCTACGCCCACAGCAGATAGGGACCAAACTGTCTCACGACGTTTTGAACCCAGCTCGCGTACCGCTTTAATTGGCGAACAGCCAAACCCTTGGGACCTGCTCCAGCCCCAGGATGCGATGAGCCGACATCGAGGTGCCAAACCTCCCCGTCGATGTGAACTCTTGGGGGAGATAAGCCTGTTATCCCCGGAGTACCTTTTATCCGTTGAGCGATGGCCCTTCCATTCAGGACCACCGGATCACTATGACCTGCTTTCGCACCTGCTCGACGTGTCCGTCTCGCAGTCAAGCTCCCTTATGCCATTGCACTCGCCGCCCGGTTTCCAATCGGGCTGAGGGAACCATCGCGCGCCTCCGTTACGTTTTGGGAGGCGACCGCCCCAGTCAAACTACCCACCAGACAGTGTTCCAACTCCCGGTGAGGGAGCATGGTTAGACACCAGAATCCGACAGGGTGGTATTTCACCGTTGCCTCCACCGAACCTAGCGGCCCGGCTTCAAAGGCTCCCACCTATCCTACACAGTCGAACCCTAGTGTCACTGTCAAGTTGTAGTAAAGGTTCACGGGGTCTTTCCGTCTTGCTGCGGGTAAACTGCATCGGCACAGCTATTTCAATTTCGCTGAGTCCCTCTCCGAGACAGCGCGGAAGTCGTTACTCCATTCGTGCAGGTCGGAACTTACCCGACAAGGAATTTCGCTACCTTAGGACCGTTATAGTTACGGCCGCCGTTTACTGGGGCTTCGGATCATCGCTTCACCTTGCGGCTGACGAATCCCCTTAACCTTCCAGCACCGGGCAGGAGTCAGACCCTATACGTCGGCTTCTTGCCTTCGCAGAGTCCTGTGTTTTTGGTAAACAGTCGCTACCGCCATTTCTCTGCAACCTCTCTCGGCTTCGGCTGTACGCCTACACCTGGCAGAGGCCCACCTTCTTCCGAAGTTACGGTGGAAATTTGCCTAGTTCCTTGGAGGAGAGTTCTCTCAAGCGCCTTAGGATTTTCTCCTCACCCACCTGTGTCGGTTTGCGGTACGGACACCCTGTAGACTCCCCGCGGAACTTTTCTTGGAAGCCGAGCATCAGCGACTTACCCCGTGAGGGGTGCCATGGGGTCTCGGGGATGGCTGCCGCGCCTTTAGTCGTACGCGACACCCCTACGCCTTTGGACTGACACAACCACCGGTCAGCTCGCCTAGCTTTCTCCGTCCTTCCTCGGTTCAACGTCTACAAGATGGCGCAGGAATATTAACCTGCTTGCCATCACCTACGCCTTTCGGCCTCGGCTTAGGTCCCGGCTAACCCTGGGAAGATTAACTTGACCCAGGAAACCTTGGGTTTACGGCGAGGGGGTTTCCCACCCCCTTTATCGCTACTCATTTCGGCATCAGCACTCGCAACCGCTCCACCAGCCCTTGCGGTCTGGCTTCACTGCTGTTGCAACGCTCCCCTACCACTGCATGCGCCTGACGCATGCAATCCGAAGCTTCGGCGCTAGTCTTGAGCCCCGTTACATTTTCGGCGCGGCCTGTCTCGACCAGTGAGCTATTACGCTTTCTTTAAAGGATGGCTGCTTCTAAGCCAACCTCCTGGTTGTCAATGACTTGCCACATCCTTTCTAGTGTTCACTTAGACTAGACTTGGGGGCCTTAGCTGTCGGTCTGGGTTATTCCCCTCTTGCCAATGGACGTTATCACCCACTGACTGCTTCCCGAGCTAACAATTGCTGGCATTCGGAGTTTGGTACGGTTTGGTAATCTGGTGAGACCCCTAGCCGTTCCAGTGCTCTACCTCCAGCATTGAATTACTCGAGACGATACCTAAATATCTTTCGGGGAGAACCAGCTATCACGGAGTTTGATTGGCCTTTCACCCCTACACACAGCTCATCCCAGAAATTTTCAACTTTCATGAGTTCGGTCCTCCATGAGGTGTTACCCTCACTTCAACCTGGCCATGTGTAGATCACCCCGCTTCGGGTTATAATGCACGCAACTCATTCGCCCGTTTCGGACTCGCTTTCGCTCCGGCTCCACCTATCGGCTTAGCCTCGCTACGTACATTAAGTCGCCGAATCATGATGCAAAAGGTACGCCCTCGCACTGGGTTGCCCCGTAGTGCTCGGACTGCTTGTAGACATGCGGTTTCAGGTTCTTTGGACTCCCCTCACTGGGGTTCTTTTCACCTTTCCCTCGCGGTACTAGTTCACTATCGGTCGCCAAGGAGTATTTAGCCTTACCGGATGGTCCCGGCAGATTCAGGCAGGATTGCACGTGTCCCGCCCTACTTGGGTACCCCGCTCGGCTCCAGTTCGTTTTCGCGTACGCGACTGTCACGCCCTTTGGTCCACCTTTCCAGGTGATTCCGCTAACAAACCAGAGTCCTACCGCGGACCCGCAACCCCGATGCCATTTTCATGACACCGGTTTAGGCTCCTCCCATTTCGCTCGCCGCTACTCTGGGAATCACTCGTTGTTTTCTTCTCCTCAGGGTACTGAGATGTTTCACTTCCCCTGGTTCGCTCCTTCAGCCCTATGGATTCAGGCTGAGGTAACGCGGCTTTCACCGCGCTGGGTTTCCCCATTCGGACATCTCCGGCTCAACGTTCGGTTGGCAACTCCCCGGAGCTTTTCGCAGCCACCCACGTCCTTCTTCGCCTCTTGGCACCTAGGCATCCACCGCACGCCCTTAGTAGCTTACTTACCTTAATCCCTCACCAGCCCGCCTCCCGGCGAGTGGCCTTGAAACTCGAGACCAAGGTCCAGGCCCCGGCTCTTCGCCGCGGACCCGAAAGAATTCACTTGATTGCGTCGTGAGGTTCACCGCCAGGCCGCTATCGCAGCCGAGCTGTCACCTCAATCGACGCTGAGAACTTCTCAGCAGAAATTGATTTCTACCCTTCGTATGAACTTGTCAAAGAACGTCCTGACTCCAACTTCGTCAGTAAACTGTGGAGCTGGACGGGATCGAACCGACGACATCCAGCTTGCAAAGCTGGCGCTCTCCCAACTGAGCTACAGCCCCTGAATGTGTCACTGTCCCTCCACCTGCCGGCTGTCGTCGCGTCCCCAATCTCCCCGGTGGGAAATTGGTGGGCCTAGGTGGACTTGAACCACCGACCTCGCGCTTATCAGGCGCGCGCTCTAGCCAGCTGAGCTATAGGCCCAGTGGATTTCCAGCTACCGTCTCTTTCAAAGAACCGAGCCACCTTCGCTCGGCCTCTCAAAACCAGACAGCAAACCCTCGACAGTTGCAGAAACGTTGACCTGGTTGACCTAAGGCCACCGAAGTGGCTGGTACACCCTGTGGCGCCGAAGCGCTCACCGTGTACCCGGTCTCCTTAGAAAGGAGGTGATCCAGCCGCAGGTTCCCCTACGGCTACCTTGTTACGACTTCACCCCAGTTACCGACCACTCCTTGGGCACCTCTTGGTGAGATGACTTCTGGAGCAATCGACTCCCATGGTGTGACGGGCGGTGTGTACAAGGCCCGGGAACGTATTCACCGCGGCGTGCTGATCCGCGATTACTAGCGATTCCGCCTTCATGGAGTCGAGTTGCAGACTCCAATCTGAACTGAGACCGGTTTTATGCGATTAGCTCCCTCTCGCGAGTTGGCAACGCTTTGTACCGGCCATTGTAGCACGTGTGTAGCCCTGGTCATAAAGGCCATGAGGACTTGACGTCATCCCCACCTTCCTCCGGTTTAACACCGGCAGTCCCTCTAGAGATCCGCTTGCGCGGCAACTAAAGGCGAGGGTTGCGCTCGTTGCGGGACTTAACCCAACATCTCACGACACGAGCTGACGACAGCCATGCAGCACCTGTCTCTCGGTTCCCTTGCGGGCACCGCCTCATCTCTGAGGCCTTCCGAGGATGTCAAGACCAGGTAAGGTTCTGCGCGTTGCGTCGAATTAAACCACATGCTCCACCGCTTGTGCGGGCCCCCGTCAATTCCTTTGAGTTTTAGTCTTGCGACCGTACTTCCCAGGCGGAGAACTTAATGCGTTAGCTACGGCACCGCGGGGGTCAACACCCACGACACCTAGTTCTCATCGTTTACGGCGTGGACTACCAGGGTATCTAATCCTGTTTGCTACCCACGCTTTCGCGTCTCAGCGTCAGTGACCGTCCAGGTGGCCGCCTTCGCCACCGGTGTTCCTCCCCATATCTACGAATTTCACCTCTACTTGGGGAATTCCGCCACCCTCTCCGGTACTCAAGCTCTGCAGTTTCGAACGCACTTCCTCGGTTGAGCCGAGGGCTTTCACATCCGACTTGCAAAGCCGCCTACACGCGCTTTACGCCCAATAATTCCGAACAACGCTTGCACCCTCTGTATTACCGCGGCTGCTGGCACAGAGTTAGCCGGTGCTTCTTCTCCCGGTACCGTCAAGCCCTGGAGTATTAGCCCAGGGGTTTTCGTCCCGGTCGAAAGTGCTTTACAATCCAAAGACCTTCATCACACACGCGGCGTTGCTGCGTCAGGCTTTCGCCCATTGCGCAAAATTCCCCACTGCTGCCTCCCGTAGGAGTCTGGACCGTGTCTCAGTTCCAGTGTGGCTGATCGTCCTCTCAGACCAGCTACCCGTCGTCGCCTTGGTGGGCCATTACCCCGCCAACTAGCTGATGGGCCGCGGACTCATCTGGATGTGATAGCTTGTATACAGAGGCCACCTTTTCCCTCAAGAGCCGAAGCTCCCGGGGGCTTATCCGGTATTAGCCAATCTTTCGACTGGTTATCCCAGACACCCAGGCAGATTATCCACGTGTTACGCACCCGTGCGCCGCTCTACTAGGATTGCTCCATTCGCGCTCGACTTGCATGTGTTAGGCACGCCGCCAGCGTTCGTTCTGAGCCAGGATCAAACTCTCCAATTGAATTTTTGAAGGGTTGAACCGGCTTGGCCAGGGCCCGGCTAAGGGGACACCTGACTTCGCTGTTCATCGGTTTCTCGCCAATCGACTCCCGCCGACTCGCTGAAGAACCCGTCTTAGAATTGACTGCGGTTTCCGCAATCTGTCTTCTTGGGTTTGCTATCTGGTTTTCAAAGACCGAGCCGCTTGTACCGGCTGTCCTGCTGTGCTACTGTCCTGCTCGACCTCACCGCTTCGACTCAGCGGGGCGGCCCTTTTATTCTGAACCGTTTCGGCTGTCAAGCGGCCGTTGCCGCTTCGCTTTTCCGGTTCACCGCGAAGGAGAGCTGCTTTTCTCTTTCGTGGGGCGCGGAACCTACTGCCGTTCCGCCCGTCGTGTCAACCCGCTTCGTCGACTCGTTTCTTCCCACCCACCGCGTCGGGTCGCCTGCGCGACTTCTTCGGCTTCGGGGGAGGCGGCTTCTACCACCACCGCGTTTCGAGTCAACCTCGCTGCGTCGACTTTTTATTTCGTCTCTCTCTGCTGCGCTCGTCCAGAGGTCCCCACCGCCAGTGCGGTTTCGCCTTCCCGTCCGAGGGGGCGCGGCTTCTATCGCCTCGCCCTGGATGAAGTCAACTGCCCTCATCCACTTCTTCATCCCCGCTCACCGCTGTTGCCACCGGTTCGTGGGGGCGCGGCTTCTACCACCACCGCGTCTCGAGTCAACACCGCTTCGTCGACTCTTTCTTCCCACTTCGCCGCCTCGATCGCCTGAGCGGTCTCACCGGTTCGTGGGGGCGCGGCTTCTACCACCGCCGCGTCTCGAGTCAACATCACTTCGTCGACTCCCTATTTCGTCTTTCTCGCCCAGGTGTCCCACCGCCAGCGCGGCTTCGCCTTCCTGTCCGAGGGGGCGCGGCTTCTACCACCGCCGCGTCTTGAGTCAACAAGCTCCGCCGCTTTTTTTCTTCCTGCCTGTCCGCGCGGGGCTGGGAGGCACCGGCCCCTCATGGGTCTCGCCCAAAGGAGGAGGCTCCGTCCCTCACGACAGAGAGCTAATGCAGCCCCCAGCTCCGTGCCAACCCCCGTTCATAAACTCTGGCGAGGCCCGCCAGGCCGCCAGGTCCTTGCTCAAGCCTCCACTCGCTTGAGCACCACGTATCCCGCCGCAGGGATGTTCACCTTCGCGTTCCCGCCCCCCAGGCTGCCCCCGCCATTACCGAAGTTCCCCCCGCCGTACGCCGCGGCGTCGCTGTTCAGCACTTCCTTCCAGTTCCCCGGAGGCAGCGGCAGCGCGTAGCCCTCGAGGTTCTGGCGGTTCATGCTCCCCACCACCAGGTACTCCTCCCCGCCCGACTTGCGAGTGAACGCCATCACCGAGTCGTCGTTGTGCGTGTACACCCGCTTCACCTCCGCATCCGCTCGGAAGGCCGGACTCGACTGCCTCAACGCGATCGCGTCCCGATAGAACTGGAAGCTCTGCTTCTTCGTGATGTCCAACATCGCGTCCGTCCGCTGATTCGCCGGCAGCGCCGCCAGGCGCTCGAAGACCTTCCGGTCCTCCGCCGACAACCCCTGGTACGCCGCGTCCTTCGCTCGCGTCTCCGGCGGCAGCGTGAACAGCCGCTCGTAGTCCTTCTTGCGCGCGTCGTTGAACGTCACCTTCTCCCAGTTCCAGTCCTTCCCCAACGACTCCCAATCCCAGTCACTGTCCCACGTGGACGGATTGCCCCAGCGGAAGTCGTTCTGCGCTCCGAACTCGTCCCCCTGGAAGAACATCGGGATGCCGGGCCCCGCCATCCCGATTCCCGCCGCGAACCTCGTCGCGCCTCGCGACCACTGGTCCGGGAACTCCGTGGGCGTGGCCCCCTCGGCCGTGTTCATCGTCCGCTCCGCGTTCCCCACCTCGTCATGGTTCGAGATGATGGACAGCGCGATCTTCCACCCGTCGAGCCCCCGCGGGTTCGTCATCATCGACATGAACGCGTCCATGTCCGTCTTCATCCCCCTCGCCGCCGCCTGGATGATTCCCGGTTTGTCGTTGTCTCGCACCAGCCGGTGCTGGAACTCCGTGTACCACTGCGCGTCGAAGCCCCCTCCCGTGCCGTCCGCCCGCGCCGGCTGCGTGATGCTCGGGTCGTAGTCGAACTGCTCCGCCACCGTCCACGCGTCCGGGTTGTAGAAGTGCACCTGCCGGTTGATCTCCCGCAGCAGTTCCCACCCGTCCTCGCCCCCCGTCCCCTTGATGGGTTCGGTGAAGTCGAAGCGCAGCCCGTCGAAGTGCAGCTCCTCCATCTGCGCCACCGCGTGGTCCACGAAGAACTGCTTCACCTTCGGGTTGGAATACGCCGGCACCGCCCCCCACGGCGTCTCCCGCTGCTCGTACCCGCCCGAGTCCTGCTCCCAGTTGAAGTACGGGTTGTCCTCGCCCCCCACGTTCCACAGGCCGTTGTAGTCGCCGAACACGTGGTTGTAGACCACGTCAGAGATGACGTTCAGCCCCTTCTTGTGCGCCTCGTCGATGAAGCGCTTCATCGCCTCCGGCCCGCTCACCCACCTGCCGTTCTCGTCCTCGAAGCCCAACGCGCTCTCCGTCGCCAGGCTGTTCACCCCGAGATAGCCCCAGTTGCGCGCCCCCTCCACCTCGTTCACTGGCAGGAGCTCGAGCGTGTTCACCCCCAGCTCCTTGAAGTAGTCCAGCTTCGCC
Above is a window of Cystobacter fuscus DNA encoding:
- a CDS encoding YiaA/YiaB family inner membrane protein: MSRPSANTSQDHSGAWVIQTWVSFILSVAVTAVGIYHLPVDGWQKAFLSMGLLFTVGSTFTLSKTVRDQHEQQRLTARIDEARVTKLLAEVDPVVLK
- a CDS encoding AAA family ATPase, whose amino-acid sequence is MTTRSAIPRSAPFAAWLEELDLLIRARYPLLYLVSWEEHRVETLLGEVARAHGKVLLTWSVRRGLRHVGSTRGPVLPEDTRNPLEALAAIEKLSEPALVVLEDFPPYLEEKPLVRALRELAHSLKSTFTTVVLLSPTLRLPEELEKEVSVLDVPLPGFEELTQLLKEIVAVVRRGNKASIELTREEAEQLIKAAQGLTLSEAENAFAKAIAKDGKLSAEDIRRVQDEKRQVIRKSGLLEYYPPGEDLGSVGGLRELKQWLDRRTAAFGERARQFGLPEPRGVLLLGVQGCGKSLTAKAIAAHWNLPLLRLDMGRIFSGLVGSSEENLRKAIHVAESIAPVVLWVDEVEKGLSGVASSGTTDGGVTARVFGALLTWLQEKTAPVFVVATANRIEGLPPELLRKGRFDEIFFIDLPEVAERREIFRIHLERRGRKAGGYDLGALAELAVDFSGAEVEQAVIAALYEAFGEGVELEQRHLMRAIQETFPLAVTLRDEILRLREWARGRTRPASLAGEARKE
- the recF gene encoding DNA replication/repair protein RecF (All proteins in this family for which functions are known are DNA-binding proteins that assist the filamentation of RecA onto DNA for the initiation of recombination or recombinational repair.), with protein sequence MRLLALHVQDFRNLGQVSLSPSPHATIAVGQNGQGKTNLLEALYFLATLKPLRAGRLSELVRWGSPAARVTGRFLLKGAEREISVEVSGGVRQSFVDGKKAPSLEEYFGGVSVVAFTPDDLEVVKGGPDSRRGFLDRAVFNRFPAFLRESREYARALKNRNRLLRTGPVDSVYLEAYDETLAKAGARVYARRRALMAELAPRAQATFASIGRTPDPASYGYRPAHLGDLDFAQADETALANALREALASRSRRDLDRGFTSVGPHADDVSVTLGSRSARAYASQGQQRALVLGWKIAEIENLEAATGFLPLLLLDDVSSELDPERNAYLMRYLAESGAQVFLTTTDASLVRAAAAQDTLWMGVRAGDVSLAPPGEAPAGLPPPPDGEPG
- a CDS encoding alpha-amylase family glycosyl hydrolase gives rise to the protein MSTSKINPSQRNGTSGLKDAGGGAGGARPANTVLPGGKTEGKALVTRAASDASPRAVGGRDTSSFEALSRKGGSGVGAAAAVAVNKAPRSVPVKRTVTLVYDAGPHSKLTNLQVKGSWDASGKYSAQWNERPLAMKPLGEGKWGVTVELSDDGLPHDWEWGVIADGPSGKGQWAVMGEDNLKLDVTKPTASYAPTTYHKMGARRSGEDAAFTFYAGNARSVQVKVTDRQGRVERFPMTRDEEGNWSTQVPGRWKELLGKSYVYEVVDSAGATSERPDPYAREMMGEQRGLDRMYLDARTGQEVNRYASGARELMRFDIDDHGDAERAYLVLKDANGRTLKKDELLARLGDFDTTLVDKLRAGGANDFWSKNIEADGRIRMTNQGGAWTTLVNDPAKLVGLRYEFQVYEKDAQGRLKLRHDGNGDGRLSDAERVGAPINDPWSDRITEGSGVTFRGSVITDPTSFEWKHDSVPREKDQAKWVVYQLHAGSFLGKAGNANRSTLEDLTAKLDYFKELGVNTLELLPVNEVEGARNWGYLGVNSLATESALGFEDENGRWVSGPEAMKRFIDEAHKKGLNVISDVVYNHVFGDYNGLWNVGGEDNPYFNWEQDSGGYEQRETPWGAVPAYSNPKVKQFFVDHAVAQMEELHFDGLRFDFTEPIKGTGGEDGWELLREINRQVHFYNPDAWTVAEQFDYDPSITQPARADGTGGGFDAQWYTEFQHRLVRDNDKPGIIQAAARGMKTDMDAFMSMMTNPRGLDGWKIALSIISNHDEVGNAERTMNTAEGATPTEFPDQWSRGATRFAAGIGMAGPGIPMFFQGDEFGAQNDFRWGNPSTWDSDWDWESLGKDWNWEKVTFNDARKKDYERLFTLPPETRAKDAAYQGLSAEDRKVFERLAALPANQRTDAMLDITKKQSFQFYRDAIALRQSSPAFRADAEVKRVYTHNDDSVMAFTRKSGGEEYLVVGSMNRQNLEGYALPLPPGNWKEVLNSDAAAYGGGNFGNGGGSLGGGNAKVNIPAAGYVVLKRVEA